Proteins encoded in a region of the Armatimonadota bacterium genome:
- the rsmI gene encoding 16S rRNA (cytidine(1402)-2'-O)-methyltransferase produces the protein MDGRLVLVATPIGNLEDLSDRARRELSEAESWIVEDTRVSGRLQTVLGVKKPMRVLNEHSHPRQVAALVELARTERTALLTDAGSPAVSDPGTELVDLCLDEGIEVDAVPGPSAVTTALALAGFFAQRFVFLGFLARKPGQVSETLRPFADSTMTVVLFESPHRVDKTLEACARDLGSRRYALCRELTKMHQQVWRGTLPGLPSSTDVPRKGEFTIVVEGKRKGQDLDRTPGV, from the coding sequence GTGGACGGTCGGCTCGTCCTTGTCGCCACTCCGATCGGGAACTTGGAAGACCTGTCCGACCGGGCGCGGCGCGAGCTCTCCGAAGCCGAGTCGTGGATCGTCGAGGACACCCGCGTCAGCGGCCGGCTCCAGACCGTCCTCGGCGTGAAGAAGCCCATGAGAGTGCTCAACGAGCACAGTCATCCCCGACAGGTCGCTGCCCTCGTGGAACTGGCCCGGACGGAGCGGACCGCCCTCCTGACCGATGCAGGCAGCCCTGCGGTCAGCGACCCTGGCACCGAACTGGTCGACCTCTGCCTGGACGAAGGGATCGAAGTCGACGCCGTTCCCGGCCCGAGCGCCGTCACGACCGCCCTCGCCTTGGCCGGTTTCTTCGCCCAACGGTTCGTCTTCCTCGGCTTCCTGGCGCGTAAACCCGGCCAAGTCTCCGAGACCCTGCGCCCGTTCGCAGACTCCACCATGACGGTCGTCCTCTTCGAAAGCCCGCACCGCGTCGACAAAACCCTGGAGGCCTGCGCCAGGGACCTGGGCTCCAGGAGATACGCGCTTTGCCGAGAATTGACGAAGATGCACCAGCAAGTGTGGCGCGGGACCCTCCCCGGGCTGCCTTCTTCGACGGACGTTCCGCGTAAAGGGGAATTCACGATCGTGGTCGAAGGGAAGCGAAAGGGGCAGGACTTGGATAGAACACCAGGTGTATAA